TATTTTTTTAATGCCTTGGCGAAGGAACCGCCAACGACACCTAGACCTACAATTGCAATAGTTGTCATCTCTTTCTATCCCTTCTTATTGGTTAATGCGGAATCAAACCTTCCTAATACTTGAAGGTGTTCAGAAACCTGTTCTAAGGTTTGCCATAATAATTCGAATGGGACAGTAGATTTTGAAACATCCACTTCCATAAAGAACCCGTAAGCAAATGGTTTACCAGCAATTGGACGCGCGTTAAGTGATTCCATATTACAGTCAAATAAGGTAAAAACTTGGAGTAGCTTAGCTAATGCGCCTGATTCGTGTTTGGTCTCAATGTAAAGCGATAAAATGTCGCCTTTTAGGGTGACTTTTTCATTCGGAGCCATAATATAAAAACGAGTGGTATTCATGGATTCTGTTTGAACACTAGCTGCTAGTTGCTTTAAGCCATAGAGTTCACCCGCTCGTTTACTTGCTAAGGCGGCTTGGTGAATACTACCTTCTTCCGCTATAAACTGGGCAGATTTAGCTGTATCTTCATAAGCTTTAGCTGTGATATGCGGATGATTAGCGAAAAAGGTATCGCACTGAGATAGGGCTTCTGGATGCGAATAAGCTTCTGTAATGGTGTTAATCTCGCTAGTCTCTAGCCCCCATAAATAGTGCTGGATGGATTGATAATTTTCGTCAATTGCTACTAGAGACCGATAACGTAACAAATCAACCGTTCGAGCGATAAGGCCTGTCGTCGAATTTTCGACTGGTATGACGATTAAATCAAGATGGCCGTCTTCTATCTCATCGATTAATGCTTTAAAAGATGAATAACCAATCGCTGTCGCATCTTGCAATTGATGTGCTTGTTTATATTCTTGTAAGGCTGTTTCACTATAAGATCCCGGAACACCTTGATAACCAATTTTCATTATAATTCCCCCTATTTCAATAAAAAAACTCTACCCAGAAATAATCTAAGTAGAGTACATAAGGTTTTCTCCCGTTGTTACAACATATCAGGAATTACCTTGCCGTTCAGCCACTTTGTTATTTCAAGCGGCAATCAAACGCAGATAAGCCACCTTAGATATGATGAAAAAATCATTCGCTCATACCACAGGTTGGCATGAACGCTATCTAAAGTAGCTAAAATATGTGATTGATTGACTAGCAAGTTTAATAGACATGATATAACCTCTTTTCATTTATGCTTCCATCCTACATGAGTTTTAGCTAAAAAACAAGATATTTTCTCATTTATTTCTCATCTGATTGTAAAAGTTTATCACTGAGTCAATTAGAGCACTCGGCTGTGCAATAAAAAAGTCATGTTGACCATTGGGAACAATCGTCAAATCTGCATTTGGTATCAGAGTCGCCATTTGTTTCGTATGACTGAGCGGAATAACATCTAACTCCCCCGCCATCACTAAAACAGGGCAACTAATCGCTTTTAAATCAGACTCTTCTAAGGCTAGTTGGTCTAACATTAATCGCAAGATGCTCTCTTTTCTTTTTTGCTCTTCAGATGGCGCTAGCTGTCTTAACTGCTTTAACTCTTCCAACAATTCACTGTATAAAGGTTCAACTAATGCGGTTTGATCATAGTTAGCTCCCATAATGGTTAGTGACGTTACACGCTTTGGATAATGGGCTGCTAAATAGAGACCAATATTACCACCATCGCTAAATCCAATGATATGAACGGATTTCAACTGATTAGCATCCATTAAACAGACAATATCTTCTGCAATTTGTTGAAAAGTCAACAACTCAACAGCAAAGTCTGATTTGCCATGACCTCTTGTGTCGAGCGCATAAACCGCGTAATTCTCGGTAAAGGCGTCAAAAATACCTGAAAAAATATCAGCATTCTCATTGTTACCATGTAGAAAGAGGATGGCCTCCCCTTCGCCAGCTTGTAGGTAACGTAATTTACCTAGCTTTGTTTCAAGGTAGTGTTCATTCATCTAGATTATCCTCAAGCTGCCAATCGATTGGTGTCTTTCCTCGTTTTATTAATTCTTCATTTATTTTTGAGAAAGGTTTTGTTCCAAAAAACCCACGATGAGCAGACAAGGGACTCGGATGGGGTGCCGTTAAAATAATGTGTTTTTCACTATCAATTAAGGCTGTCTTAGCAATCGAGGCATTTCCCCATAAGACAAAAATAACCGGTTCTTGCCGCTTGTTAAGTGCACGAATAACCGCATCCGTCAGCATCTCCCAACCTTTACCGCGGTGGGAATAAGCTTGACCTTGTCGAACAGTGAGAACGGTATTGAGTAGGAAGACACCTTGATCTGCCCATTTTCTCAAGTCGCCATGGTTGGCAGCTTTGATTCCTAAATCAGATGCTAATTCCTTATATATATTTCTCAATGATGGTGGTATAGCGACACCTTTTTGAACAGAGAAGCTTAGCCCATGAGCTTGGTTAGGTCCATGATATGGATCCTGCCCTAAAATGACCACTTTCACTGCTTGGTAAGGGGTCCGTTCAAAAGCTTCCCAAATGTGGTCCATCTCTGGATAGATGGTTTGCGTTTGATATTCTTCTTTTAAAAAGTTCCGCAACTGTTGGTAGTAGGCGGACTGAAATTCCTCTTCTAGGAGATTTTGCCAATCATTATGAATGATTTGTTTCATTTTTAGCACCTCTCGTCCTTATTTGTTATATTTTAACACACTTCAGATTGTCCATTTTCTTCTATTTAATGATAAACTAGTAGCAGAACACTATAATGGGAGGTTTTTTCGTGATTGAATTAATTGTTTCAGATATGGATGGTACCTTATTAAATAATAAATTAGCTGTTTCTGATACCAATCGTGAAGCGATTGAATATGCAGAACGTAAAGGCATTAAGTTTATGGTTGCAACTGGACGTGGGTATACAGAAGCCGTTCCTGCCTTAAAAGAAGCAGGTATTTCTTGTCCTATGATTACCGTTAATGGCGGCCAACTCTTCGATGAAGCGGGTAACTTGATCGCTAATATTGGGATTGATAAAGCACGGATTCGCCGTATCCTTGATTTTGTGAGATCAAAAGGATTATATGCCGAAATCGTTACGACAAAAGGTGTCTTTTCAGATGATAAGGTCGGTCGTATCGAAACGATGACAACCTTATTACAAACAACTAATCCTGATACAACCTTTAAAATGGCACTTGTCTTAGCTCTAAGTCGTCTGGAATTATTGAATATTCATTACGTGAATCATTTTGATGAGGTTTTAGATGACGATAGTTCTCAAATATTAAAAGTGTTAGTCTTTAGTAATATCGGACAACCCGAATTGCAAGTCATTCGAGAAGAATTTGAAACAGATGAGGAACTGATTATTACCTCTTCTTTCTTTAACAATATTGAAATTAACCATGTTGAAGCACAAAAAGGAATTGCGGTTGAACGCTTCGCTAAAGAAATGGGTATTTCAATGGAAAATGTGATGACAATTGGTGATAACTTTAACGATGCATCTATGCTTAAAAATGCAGGTGTCAGCTTTGCGATGGGAAATGCTGAAGAAGGCGTTAAAGCGATTGCCAAATATGTGACATCAACCAATAATGAGAATGGCGTAGCTGATGCTATTTTCAGAGCAATTAACGAAAAATTATAATTAAGGTAACACTTTGCTCCCCTTCTTCGTCTTTAAAGATAGAAGGGAGTTGTTAAAAATGGACCAATACATGGAATTAATTAGCAATACGGGCTTTCCAATCGTTATTTCTCTCTACTTATTAAGTAGAATGGAGAAAAAATTGGATTCTCTCGTTAATGCGATTGATAAGCTGTGCGAGTCTTACACGACAGCGAATAAGCGTTAAACTCGGCGAGACCTCTTTCATTTTTGAAAGTGGTCTTTTTCATTTCTCATTTTTTTCTCATTGTGTTCTTTTTAAATGGTGGTTTTTTTGATAGAATGGTTAGGAGTAATGGAAATGGGCTTGCAAACAGCTTGCCTGAAAGGAGAATCATGATGGCAGACGCAAAAGTTCTGGTTCAAGATTTAAAAAAGAGTTTCGGAGATAATGAAGTATTAAAAGGTATTGATATGACAATTACAGAAGGTGAAGTCGTTTGTATTATTGGTCCTTCTGGTTCTGGGAAAAGTACATTCCTCCGTTGTTTAAATGGTTTGGAAGAAATCTCTGGTGGAGCAGTTCTCGTCGATAATGTTGACATTACCAATCCTAAAACAGATATTAATAAAGTTCGAGAAGAGATTGGTATGGTTTTCCAACATTTTAATCTTTTCCCTCACTTAACGGTAGCTGAAAATATTACACTTGCTCCTGTTGAATTAAAACGAATGTCTAAAGAAGAAGCAAAGAAAAAAGCTTTGGAATTATTGCAAACAGTTGGCTTAGTCGAAAAAGCAGATGTTTTCCCTAATTCACTATCAGGTGGACAAAAACAACGTGTCGCTATTGCACGTGCTCTTGCTATGAATCCTGATATTATGCTGTTTGATGAACCAACATCAGCACTAGACCCTGAAATGGTTGGGGAAGTTTTAGAAGTTATGAAGCAGCTTGCTAAAGATGGGATGACAATGGTTGTCGTTACCCATGAGATGGGCTTTGCCCGCGAAGTTGGTGACCGGGTGATTTTTATGGATGGTGGTTATATCGTTGAAGAAGGTACACCAGTTGATGTCTTCCAAAATCCGCAGCATCTACGTACTCAAGATTTCTTAAATAAAGTGCTATAATTAGAAAAAGTCGAGAAGGATGATCTTCTCGACTTTTTTTGCAGATAAATGTGAGTTGAATAGATTGCTTGGCTTTCTACTTACTCTACCGTTCGCAATGTCAAACAGAAAAGCACAACCGCTAAACGGTTGTGCTTTGTTTTAGTTCAATATTTTAATTGTTAATGTTTGACGACCAAAGTCATAGCAAGCTTGTAAGTCTTCCATATGAAGGTCAATTTTATTTCCAATGATTGCTGATCCGGTATCTCCTGCAATAGCAATTCCGTATCCTGGTACTTCAACAATTGACCCTAGAGGAACAACACTTGGGTCAACAGCAATAACCATTGGATTCACTCTTAAGTCAATACCTGTACGCGTAAAATTGGTTAAGTATGGCTCATTACGAGAATAGGCAGTTGCGACAACTGTTAAGGTCTTTCCATCTGTACTTGGAGTTGGGGTTTCTGCAATCGTGTCCTCTTTTTCAGTAGGATTAGTTGTTTGAACAGGCGTCTTGTTTACCGATTCTTTAGCTGCAGCTTCTTCAGCTCTTGCCCGTTCTTCTGCTTTAGCTTGAGCAGCTAATACAGCGCGTTCTGCTTCTTCTTGTGCATGAATTTCAGCTTGTTTGGCAGCTTCTTCAGCAGCGATGCGATCAGCTTCTGCTTTCTCAGCTGCTTCTTTTTCTTGACGGGCCACTTCAGCTAGACGATTTTCTTCGGTTGTTTTATCAGTTAAAATTTCTTGCAAGACAAGCTCATTATTAGATAAAACGGTCTGAAGTTCTTCCAATTCAGTATGAAGAGAGTCCGTTTCGATACGAGCCAATTCAGCCTTGGCTTTTCCATCTGCAACTTCTTGAGCGAGACGATTTTCCAAAGCAATCATTTTCTTTTCTTCTTCTATGGCTAATTCGATTCGTTCGTTATCAGCTGCTTGAAGTTGGCCAATTAGAATAAACTTAGCTAAAAAGTCTGAAAAGTTATCTGACTTTAGCAACATTAAAATACGGTTGTCAGAAGATGGGCTTGTTTGTAAAGCGACTAATCGTTCTTTCAATTGATTTTTCCGAGCTGCTATGACTTCTTTTTGCTTGTCAATTTCTTCTAATGTTTTTTCTTGCTGGGTTTCTATCTCTGCTACTTCAAGATTTAAGCTGTCTAGTTCAGATTTTCGCTCATTAATCGACATCAGCATCGTGCTAATATCGCCTTGTAATGCTTGAATTTCTTCCGTTTTCTTTTGTTCTTGCGCATTCAACTGCTCTAATGTTGACGCATGAATCGGTGTTGCTAACAACAGTTGTCCTGCTAAACTAGCAAGAAGAACTTTTCCGAGCTTACGACTTTTACTCACTTGGGCTCGCCTCTTTCTTTTCAGATTCCTATCCATTATACGCTTTGTTATGGAGTGGGGGGTTTCATTTCTCTTACGATTCAATGTCAAAACGACTGTTTTGTAACAAGTTTGTAATATAGTTTAGTTCGAAATTCCTTTGCTTCCACACTCTCAGATTGCTATCATAGAAGAATATACAAGTGAAAAGGAGATTAACTATGTCTAAAAAAGCTTATTATGCAGCCCCTCTTTTTTCAGAAATGGAACTGCAATACAACCGTTATTTAACCGATTTAATAAAAAAAGAATTCTCAGATTTAGATATTTATATCCCTCAAGATCAAGGCGATATCAACGATAAAAATGCCTACGCTGATTCAATAATGATTGCAAAATATGATACAGATGCCCTTCTTGCTTCTGATATTATGATTGCTGTTTTAGATGGCGCAACAATTGATGTTGGTGTTGCAACTGAAATTGGTGTTGCTTATCAAGCAGGTATTCCCGTTATCGGCTTGTACACGGATTCTCGCCAACAAGGAGCAACTAATCCTCAAAAATTAGAAGCGCTACAAACGATTGCCGAGTCACAATTTTCATACGCAAACTTGTATACAATCGGTCTTATCAAAACAAATGGTATAGTTGTCGGCAACTCAACAGACCTACTCAAAGAAATTCATCGTTATCTAAACTAACATAGCGGCATCAGGAAGAATTGACTTCCTGATGCCGCTTTTTTTATGTTGATGGTTAAAACTGTCGAGTGGGCGATTATAAAGCAACCACTCGACACTTTTTAAGAGTTTAACACTTTTCGTGAATTGAAAATGATAATTTCATGACAAAATGCCTTTCTTTCTATAAAATGACCTTAAGAGAATACTTAGGAGGACGCTTTATGAATTCAGAAATGATTAGTTTAATTGATATCGGATCAAATACGATTCGCTTGGTTATCTTTGAAATTGGGGAAGATTACCGTCTATATGAACTGCAGAATATCAAAACCCCTGCTCGTCTCTCACAATACCTCAACGAGGATAAAGTGATGTCTCAGGACGGTATTGATGTTTTAGTCAATGTTCTTGATAATTTTTACGACGTTTCGAAGCGTTATAAGGTTTCAAAACTGATGCCAATGGCGACGGCTGCCATTCGTCAAGCCGCTAATCAAGCCGACATTTTGAAGCAGGTCAAAAAGAAAGTTGGCATTCAGATACAGATCATTCCTGAAGAAAAAGAAGCTTTTTATGGTAGTTACGCTGTGGCCCGTACCACCCAAACAAAAAACAGTGTTACCGTTGATATTGGAGGGGGAAGTACGGAAATTACCCTTTTCGAAAATAAAAAAGTCATTAACTACCATAGTTTTCCCTTTGGCGTCGTGACCTTGAAGCAACTCTTTTTTTCCGACAAAGACCACAACAATGACAAGGCCATTGTGAAAATGACTCAGTTCGTTAAAGAGCAATTCAAATCTTTAAAATGGCTAAAAAAATGTCAACTTCCGATAACTGCAATAGGTGGATCTGCTAGAAGCATTGCCAATGTTCATCAGAGAACTGTCGACTATCCGCTAGGTGGTGTACACGGTTATCAAATGTCAGCTAATGATTTAAATGATACCTTAGAACTCTTCAAATCATTAACAATTCCTGAATTGCAAAATCTAGACGGGCTCAGCCAAGATCGTGCTGATATTATTATTCCAGCCAACGTTGTTTTTAAGAGCTTGTTTGAAGAGGTGAAGGCACCCGTCTTTATCTTTAGCAATAAGGGGCTTCGCGAAGGAATCATTATGGATTATATTAATGAAAAAACTGATCAAACGGCCTTTTCTACTCAAAATGTAGCTAACCAAAGTATTTACAGACTTGGGCTTGCTTACCATACTCAAGATCATGTTGCTGACTACAGAGGTTTTTTAGTTAGTGCGCTCTATGAGGAACTTTGTAAGCAGAATATTTTTGAAAAAGATGGCCAAATCGCACGTCTTTTACAGTATGGCAGCTACCTATATTATATGGGGGAATACATTGAAAATAGCGCTGGATCTCAGCATACCTTTTATATTATTTCCAATAGTGAATTAGATGGCGTATCTCATCAAGACCGTGTCGTTATTAGTTTGCTAGCTAGCTATAAAAACAAATCTCTTTTCAATCAATATATTAAGCCATTTCATCATTGGTTTAATGTCAGCTACATCGACCATATCCGCCATTTAGGTGGTGTCATTAAATTTGCTAATGCCTTGAACGATTCGCATATGTCTGTGATTAAAAAAATATCCTTAGTTAAAACGAAGGATGGATACGACTTACAACTCTTCCATAACGGTCCTGTTATCGCTGAACGGTACCGCGCATCTCGACAAAAAAAACATTTAGATCGCTTATTGAGAAAAGATTTAAACCTATCATTTATTGAATTACCCTAATCTTATTCTATTGGAGGCATTTATCACATGACTCAAGAAACTCTCATTAATCTTGCTTCACCAGATTTTTACTTTAATCGAGAATTGAGCTGGCTCGATTTTAATCGCCGGGTGATTTTAGAAGCGCGTGATTCGCATAATCCCCTCCTAGAACGGATGAATTTCCTAGCCATTGGCAGTTCAAACCTCGACGAATTTTTCATGGTACGTGTTGCTGGTCTCCAAGATCAATTGAAATTTGGCTTTGATCAGCCAGACTCTAAAACATTGATGACATCAGACCAACAACTCAATGCCATCTCAGAAAAGAACCGAAAAAATGTCGCCCTTCAATACGACAGCTACGAATCATTGCGAGAAGAAGCCTGTCAGTATCAGCTTCAATTTGTTTCCATTGAGGACTTAACTGAAGATGAGTACACGGAAGTGAATCACTACTACTATGAGTCGCTCTTGCCTATTTTAACACCACTAAGAATTGATGCTTACCACCCCTTCCCGCATTTAAATAATAAGATGCTGCATCTCTTTGTACGGTTGAAGCAAGGTAAGAACGGGCAAAATGCCGTTATTCCTATACCGACACTGACTAGCCGTTACTACGTGATTCAAAACGGTGACCAACGAAAGTTTGTTTTTCTCGAAGATATTATCGCTAACTATTTGTATACGCTCTTTCCCGGTATCGAAATCGTTGATTATTTTGTTTTTCGTATCACTCGAAATGCAGATTTAGATATTAATGAAGATGGCGCCGAAGATTTATTATTAGTCATTGAAGATTTTTTAAAGCAACGTAAAAATGGATCAGCTGTCCGACTAGAAGTTGATCACCGTCATTCTAAAACAGATGTTTCTGAGAGTATTCAGTTTCTAATGGACGAACTAGAATTAAAAGAACGTGACTATTATTCAATCAATGGTCCACTCGACTTAACCTTTATTTTCCAAATCAGTAGCATGTTGAAGGCAGATTTCCCCGAGCTAGCTTATCAGCCCTTCCAACCGACTATACCTACTGAATTAAAGGATAACGATTTATTCGAGGTCATTGAGAAACAAGATGTCTTCCTACACCACCCCTATGATTCCTTTGACCCAGTCATTGCCTTTATTAATGAGGCAGCCGACGACAAGGATACTTGGGCGATTAAACAAACACTCTATCGCGTCTCCAAAGATTCACCTATTGTCGGTGCGCTTAAGCGAGCTGCTGAAAACGGTATTCAAGTGACTGTTCTCGTTGAATTGAAGGCTCGTTTTGACGAAGAAAATAACCTCCACTGGGCTAAAGAATTAGAAGAATCTGGCGCCAACGTTCTTTATGGTATGTCTGATTTAAAAACGCATAGTAAAATCGCTCTTGTCGTTAAAAAGAAAAATGGGAAAATGATTCGTTATGTTCATCTTGGAACTGGAAACTATAATGACCAAACCGCTAAACTTTATGAGGATATGGGTATTATGACAACTAACCAAGAAATTGGTGAAGATGCCACACTCTTTTTTAATTACTTAAGTGGCTATTCAGAAACACCTGTTTACAAGCATCTCTATGTTTCGCCTGACCGGATTCGCTTATCCTTTTTCAATTACATTGAAAAAGAAATTGCCCTTCATAAAAAATATCAAAGCGGTCGTATTATTGCCAAAATGAATTCATTGACTGATAAAAAGATTATTATGAAACTTTATGAAGCTAGCCAAGCTGGTGTTCAAATTGATCTAATTATTCGAGGTATTTGTTGCTTAAGAGCCGGCATTCCAGGGGTAAGTGAGAATATTCGGGTGAGAAGTATTGTTGGTCGCTTTTTAGAACACAGTCGCATTTACTATTTCCATCAAAATGGCAAACGGCATCTCTTTTTGTCATCCGCTGATATGATGACGCGTAATATGGTTGACCGTGTTGAAATTGAATTTCCTGTTTTAGATGAAGCAATCAAGGATGAAATTTTGTCGATTATTGATTATTATTTGGCAGATAATGTCAAAGCGAGAGAACTACTAGCAGATGGCAAATATGACTATATTAGAAATGACCAGGAACAAATAGTCGCTCAAGATTACTTTATGCTCCTATCCCAACCAAAAGAGGCTATTATCGAGCCATTAGAAAAACCATTGGATACGCTAGTGGAAACAGCAGCTGACTCTTCTATTCCGGTTCAAACATTTCTACCATTACTAATATTAGCAAGCTTTCTACTGGGTGTTATTTTAGCCCAAGTGATTGATTTAATCCCACTCATTATCGCAACCTTTCTTGCTGTTTTAGTTACCATTCTTGTTATAAGCTTAAAAAAACGCCCATTCAGTTAAATCTGAACGGGCGTTTCGTTTATTATTTTTTTACTTTAGCAAGAACTAAACCAATGACAAAGCCGATGGTAGCTGGGATGAGCCAACCCATGCCATAATTAAATAAAGGAATGTAGGCCTGTGCCCACTCAGAAAGAAAACCAATTCTAAAAAAAGTTTTAGCTTCAACTGGCAAGGCATGACTAAAATCAACAATCGCAAACGGCATAGTAAAAACGGTCGTTACCTGATAAACAATCGCATGATCTTTAAACAGCGGACTGACTAATGCCACTAAAATCAAAGTAATCGCTAATGGGTAAAGGAACATCAAAACTGGAACTGAATAGGCAATTATTTGTGATAAACCTAGATTGGCAACTCCAAATGAAATAGCTGTAAACAGAAACACAAATTGATTGTAACTTAGTTTGTTTGGAAATAACGTAACGAACATTTCGCTAATGGCTGTAATTAGCCCCACTGCAGTTTTAAAACAAGCTACAGTAATAATGATAGCTAGGAAAATTGCTCCGAAACTTCCAAAGTAATGATGAGAAATTTCAGCTAATGCTATCCCACCATTTTCACTAACATTGAAAATACCTTGACTAGAAGCTCCGATATAAACAAGGCTGGTATAAATGACAATCATTAATAGCATACTAAATACACCTGCAATAACGGTATCACGTGCAATGCGTGATGGTTTAGTAACGCCTAAACTTTGAATGGTACGAACCACAATAATCCCAAATGCCAGTGATGCTAAAGCATCCATCGTGTTATAACCTTCTAAAAAACCAGTGAAGAATGCACCGCTTTGATAGGCTTCTGCTACAGCTACTGTGCTAACGTCTCCCATTGGTTTCAATAAAGAAAAGATAATCATTAATGCCAATGACCCTAAGAAGATTGGATTAAGGATTTTCCCAACCCATGTTAAAATACCAGATGGTCGTAAAGAGAACCACAAGGACGCTCCAAAAAATAAGAAAGAAAAGATAAATAAAAATAAGGCTAGTTGATTGGCATCTAAATATGGCGCTAGTGCCACTTCAAACGATACTGTAGCAGTACGAGGTGTCGAAAAGAAAGGCCCAATTGTTAAGTACAAGGCGATTGTAAAAAACAAACCATACTTATGACTGATTTTGCTCGCTAGGACATACAGACTGTCTTTTCGAGAAAGACCCATTGCCACAATTCCTAAAAAGGGTAACCCAACTGCTGTAATAATAAAGCCCAGTGTTGCTTGTATCATCTGAGAACCAGACATTTGTCCCATTTGAATAGGAAAAATTAAATTTCCAGCCCCAAAAAACAAACCAAAGAGCATTGATCCAATAAATAAATATTCTTTTAGTGTTAATTTTTTATCCATAATAACTCCTCTATCACAATGAAAATCACACGCCGATTAATTGTAACATCTTTTTTAGCCTTCTACCACCTGCCCTAAAAAATGTTATAATGTTGGTATTGAAGACTTTTTTATGAAAGGAGTATTTCCTTGGAAAAAGATAACTTACTGATGACCGAGGTGACCATTCAAGGGCGTTTTTATGATATGGCTCTTTATAGCGGCAAGCTTTATTTATGGGGAAATGATCAGACATTACACATTTATCGTTGGAATAAGTGGATGGAGTCAGTTGTTTTTTCAGACTTACCCATTTATCAATATGCACTTTCAACACAATTTCTATCTTTAAACATATCAAATCTAGCTCCCTTCTTAGTAAAAGAAGTGGTTATTTCACCACATATGCGCGATTTTGTCATTTTCAATCATACGCTCTATCTGATAACAGATGATGGCTTCTACAGTTTAGATACGGATCAGGCAGAGCCTCACTTAAATAAAATCCAATCAGGTAGTTTCCACCTTCTATCCTTAAGTGAAAAGAACCGTATGATTTTAGTTTCTAATGAGACGGGTGTTTATGAATATCGATCTGAACAACAAAAAATGATTCATTGGGACGATACACCGACCGCTTCAATTGTTTGGGATAATCATCATATTTTACAACTTGATGACGCTAAGCAGCCCTTACAGCTTTTGCGTTTCCATGTCAGTAAAAAGGAACCCATTCTTTTAAGCAAGGTGTCAAAAGACCAACTCTATACCCAGCAG
This genomic interval from Jeotgalibaca arthritidis contains the following:
- a CDS encoding prephenate dehydratase, giving the protein MKIGYQGVPGSYSETALQEYKQAHQLQDATAIGYSSFKALIDEIEDGHLDLIVIPVENSTTGLIARTVDLLRYRSLVAIDENYQSIQHYLWGLETSEINTITEAYSHPEALSQCDTFFANHPHITAKAYEDTAKSAQFIAEEGSIHQAALASKRAGELYGLKQLAASVQTESMNTTRFYIMAPNEKVTLKGDILSLYIETKHESGALAKLLQVFTLFDCNMESLNARPIAGKPFAYGFFMEVDVSKSTVPFELLWQTLEQVSEHLQVLGRFDSALTNKKG
- a CDS encoding alpha/beta fold hydrolase — encoded protein: MNEHYLETKLGKLRYLQAGEGEAILFLHGNNENADIFSGIFDAFTENYAVYALDTRGHGKSDFAVELLTFQQIAEDIVCLMDANQLKSVHIIGFSDGGNIGLYLAAHYPKRVTSLTIMGANYDQTALVEPLYSELLEELKQLRQLAPSEEQKRKESILRLMLDQLALEESDLKAISCPVLVMAGELDVIPLSHTKQMATLIPNADLTIVPNGQHDFFIAQPSALIDSVINFYNQMRNK
- a CDS encoding uracil-DNA glycosylase translates to MKQIIHNDWQNLLEEEFQSAYYQQLRNFLKEEYQTQTIYPEMDHIWEAFERTPYQAVKVVILGQDPYHGPNQAHGLSFSVQKGVAIPPSLRNIYKELASDLGIKAANHGDLRKWADQGVFLLNTVLTVRQGQAYSHRGKGWEMLTDAVIRALNKRQEPVIFVLWGNASIAKTALIDSEKHIILTAPHPSPLSAHRGFFGTKPFSKINEELIKRGKTPIDWQLEDNLDE
- a CDS encoding Cof-type HAD-IIB family hydrolase, with protein sequence MIELIVSDMDGTLLNNKLAVSDTNREAIEYAERKGIKFMVATGRGYTEAVPALKEAGISCPMITVNGGQLFDEAGNLIANIGIDKARIRRILDFVRSKGLYAEIVTTKGVFSDDKVGRIETMTTLLQTTNPDTTFKMALVLALSRLELLNIHYVNHFDEVLDDDSSQILKVLVFSNIGQPELQVIREEFETDEELIITSSFFNNIEINHVEAQKGIAVERFAKEMGISMENVMTIGDNFNDASMLKNAGVSFAMGNAEEGVKAIAKYVTSTNNENGVADAIFRAINEKL
- a CDS encoding YvrJ family protein; protein product: MDQYMELISNTGFPIVISLYLLSRMEKKLDSLVNAIDKLCESYTTANKR
- a CDS encoding amino acid ABC transporter ATP-binding protein, with the translated sequence MADAKVLVQDLKKSFGDNEVLKGIDMTITEGEVVCIIGPSGSGKSTFLRCLNGLEEISGGAVLVDNVDITNPKTDINKVREEIGMVFQHFNLFPHLTVAENITLAPVELKRMSKEEAKKKALELLQTVGLVEKADVFPNSLSGGQKQRVAIARALAMNPDIMLFDEPTSALDPEMVGEVLEVMKQLAKDGMTMVVVTHEMGFAREVGDRVIFMDGGYIVEEGTPVDVFQNPQHLRTQDFLNKVL
- a CDS encoding 3D domain-containing protein, which codes for MSKSRKLGKVLLASLAGQLLLATPIHASTLEQLNAQEQKKTEEIQALQGDISTMLMSINERKSELDSLNLEVAEIETQQEKTLEEIDKQKEVIAARKNQLKERLVALQTSPSSDNRILMLLKSDNFSDFLAKFILIGQLQAADNERIELAIEEEKKMIALENRLAQEVADGKAKAELARIETDSLHTELEELQTVLSNNELVLQEILTDKTTEENRLAEVARQEKEAAEKAEADRIAAEEAAKQAEIHAQEEAERAVLAAQAKAEERARAEEAAAKESVNKTPVQTTNPTEKEDTIAETPTPSTDGKTLTVVATAYSRNEPYLTNFTRTGIDLRVNPMVIAVDPSVVPLGSIVEVPGYGIAIAGDTGSAIIGNKIDLHMEDLQACYDFGRQTLTIKILN
- a CDS encoding nucleoside 2-deoxyribosyltransferase, which codes for MSKKAYYAAPLFSEMELQYNRYLTDLIKKEFSDLDIYIPQDQGDINDKNAYADSIMIAKYDTDALLASDIMIAVLDGATIDVGVATEIGVAYQAGIPVIGLYTDSRQQGATNPQKLEALQTIAESQFSYANLYTIGLIKTNGIVVGNSTDLLKEIHRYLN
- a CDS encoding Ppx/GppA family phosphatase encodes the protein MNSEMISLIDIGSNTIRLVIFEIGEDYRLYELQNIKTPARLSQYLNEDKVMSQDGIDVLVNVLDNFYDVSKRYKVSKLMPMATAAIRQAANQADILKQVKKKVGIQIQIIPEEKEAFYGSYAVARTTQTKNSVTVDIGGGSTEITLFENKKVINYHSFPFGVVTLKQLFFSDKDHNNDKAIVKMTQFVKEQFKSLKWLKKCQLPITAIGGSARSIANVHQRTVDYPLGGVHGYQMSANDLNDTLELFKSLTIPELQNLDGLSQDRADIIIPANVVFKSLFEEVKAPVFIFSNKGLREGIIMDYINEKTDQTAFSTQNVANQSIYRLGLAYHTQDHVADYRGFLVSALYEELCKQNIFEKDGQIARLLQYGSYLYYMGEYIENSAGSQHTFYIISNSELDGVSHQDRVVISLLASYKNKSLFNQYIKPFHHWFNVSYIDHIRHLGGVIKFANALNDSHMSVIKKISLVKTKDGYDLQLFHNGPVIAERYRASRQKKHLDRLLRKDLNLSFIELP